The DNA segment AAGGACATGTTTTTTGCTTTTCCTTGTCCGAATTACTCAGTACATATTACCCACGGCGTCACTAAAATTTCGAACAGAGAATTCTCTATTTTTTCTCCTAAAAAATCCCGAAATATTCTATCAAATTAACTCTCTTTCAAAACTCAATTCCGCAAAGCCCGCTACACCGGCTGTAAAAAGACAGTTAATCTGAGATGAAGTATCGGTGAGTCTGAGATAAAATCTCGAAAAATTTTAAAAAGTTGGATAAATTAATCAAAGTAATGAACCAATACAGCTTAGTTTTTCATCGGAATATATGAATATCAGAACGCATAATCATTCCATATCTCTATAACAATTATGATAAACTTGAGCAGAAATACTTTTCTTTCCATTAAAAACTATTGTAAAGTATCATCCGGTTCTGGTTAGTGTATCATTCAGTCTTGGTCAAAATGCATTTTTTATTCACTTTTCTTGTAACAGGTTAAAATATGCTTGAATTTCTTTTGATAACATCTCACATAATAATATATCGCCGGACTTCGCTGAATCTTCCAGCTTTAAAGCAAGTTCACTTAATTCGTTTATTCTTAAATTAGCACTTGAGCCTTTCATCAAATGAGCCTCCGAAGCTAATAATTCAAAATTATCAACTGAAATAGCTTTATTAATATTTTCTATCATAAGAGGAAGTGCTCTTATATATTCATCAAAAAACTCTTGAGCTTCGTCTTTTGAAAATCCGGTATTTTCAATAATTTCAGAGATAACAGAACTTATTAAAATTTGTTTTTTATCAATTTGTTCAACGGGTAAATGTTTTTTTATAGTTTCAATAAAAGTTTTAGCATTAATAGGTTTAGCTATATAGTCATCCATTCCGAATGACAAGCATCTATCAACATCACCCTCAAGGGCATTCGCTGTTAAAGCAATAATCGGAATATGCTTTTTGCCGTTTTCCGAAATTTCTTTTAAAGCTTCAATACTCCTTATTTCTTTCGTTGCCTCGTAACCATCCAAAACAGGCATTTGACAATCCATCAAAATCAGATCGTAAAATTTACTTTGATATGCTACTACTGCTTCTTGACCGTTTGATGCAATGTCACAGGTAAAACCGACTTTACTGAGAATTTTCACCGATAGTTTTTGGTTAATTACATTATCTTCGACAAGCAGTATTTTAAATTTACTGTTAAATTTATTTTCTTTAATAGTGTGCTTGGTTATAAGTAAGTCATTATTCCGTGTATCCTGATTTGAGGTTACTTCTGCCGCAAGCGCAATGCATTCAAGCATATCGCTTTTTCTTATCGGCTTGGTTAAATATCCGGCAAATCCTTTTTCTTTAGCTTTTTGACTTTCTCCTCTTTGAGCTAATGATGTAATTAAAATAATAGGAGTATCGGCAAAGCCTGAGATAGATTTTATTTCAGAAGAAAGCATCAGGCCATTCTGATCGGGCATATTAAAATCAAGAATAATAACATCTATTGCCGGTAATGATTTTAATATTAATAATGCTTTTTCCGGAGAGTCAGCTTCGTAAACATTGCAACCCGCTTCATTTAAATAATAGCCCTCAATTTTTAAGTTTGTTAAATTATCATCAACCACAAGAATGTTCATTCCTGTCAATGACAGGGAAGATGATTTCAGTGTTTCGCATTCTTTACATTTTTCAAAATCAGCAGTAAATATAAATACAGAGCCTTTACCTTCTTCTCCGGTTACATAAATCTTACCGTTCATCATTTCTACTATTTTTTTTGAAATAGTTAATCCGAGACCTGTTCCTCCATACTTTCTGGTAGCAGATGCATCAACCTGAGTGAATGACTCAAATACGGCTTCTTGTCTTTCTTTAGAGATACCGATGCCTGTATCGGAAACTTCAAACCTTAATGTTACTGAATTATCTTTCTCGCTGTCTTTTTTGACAGTTATTAATATTTCTCCTTGGTTAGTGAACTTAACGGCATTGTTAACAAGATTGTTAAGTATTTGTTTCAATTTGCCGGGATCGCCGGAAATTTTTTGCGGAATATCTGAATAAATCATTGAGTTAACTTCGATACCTTTTTTACAAGCAGCTGATATTGCCAAAACAGTTACATCTTCAACAACAGATCTTATGTCAAATTCGATGTTTTCCATCAGCATTTTTCCTGCTTCAATTTTGGAAAAATCAAGTACGTCATTTATAATATTCAATAACAATTCAGATGATTTTTGAGCTTCTTGTGCAAAATCTTTTTGTTCTTCATCAAGATCGGTGTCTAACAATAAATTTGTAAATCCTATTACTCCGTTCATAGGCGTTCTGATTTCGTGGCTCATATTGGCAAGAAATTCGCTTTTAGCTTTGTTTGCTGCTTCAGCTTGTTCTTTTGCTCTGATCAGTTCGATCTCTGCATTTTTCTGCCCGGTAATATCCCAATTAGTTCCTGTCAGACGTAAAGCCTGCCCGGAGTCATCTTTAGACACGACAGCCATTCCTCTGATATTTCTAACAGTACCGTCAGGCCGGCATACACGAAACTCAGTATCAAACTCTTTTTCACCGTTTATTGCCATTTGTATTTCTGCATCACCCCGTTCCAGATCGTCAGGATGAAGACCTTTTCTCCAAGCTTCATAAGCACCGCTGAAATCCTTTTCGGTAATGCCGTACAGATTAAACATCCGTTCATCCCATATTAGAATATTATTGACAATATCGTAATCCCAGACGCCGATACCTCCGGCAATCGTAGCTAAATCAAGCCGCGTGGCGGCTTTGGCTAAGTCCGTTTCTGCTTGCTTGAGTGCTGTAATGTCAGTCATAACCGTCATAAAAAGTTTTTCGGTTTGATTATCGATCATAACCCCTGAGAAAAGACCTGTAATAATTGTGTTGTCTTTTGCTTTTGTAATGATTTCATAATTTTTAAATTTGCCGTATTTTTTCATTTCGTCTTTAATTTCTTGAGGAAGATCATCATCGATAAAAAGTCCCAATTCTTTTGATGTTTTGCCGATAACTTCATCTCTTGTTAATGATGTAAGCAAAATAATGATTCCCGAGGAAACAAAGGCTTTAATGCAGGAATATGAAGTTAAATCGTTTATGTCGGCTCCAATGTTTTATGCAGGCGAGCCTGTAGGTGTATTAGTATTAGATTCAGTAAAAAGCTTAAGAGAATATACCGAAGAAGAAAAAAATCTCCTTGAAACAATAGCAAATCAGTCTTCCGTAGTAATAAATCAAGTTGCTTTGACAGAAAAAATACAGGAAACAAGCGAAAGAGAACAATTTTTAAGGGAAGTAATAAATAATATTTTACTGAGTGAAAATCTGGAAAATGCCATGACTCTTATTTGTGCAGAAATAGGAATACTCTTTGATGCAGAAAGAGTAAAAATAAGGACATATAATCCGGTAAAAAATGTTTTTTCGAAAGTTGTTTCGGAATACAGAAAAAATGATCAAATTCCTTCTCTTCTTAACAATAATCCTAACACCGAAGAAGTTTCCGAATACATTTTAAAGATTTTCAGCAAAAAAAATGAATATTTTATAGTTGAGGAGATTGAAAACAGTCTTCTGCCGGATTACATGAAAGATTTTTGCAACTCTGTTTCTACAAAATCTATTATTGATGCTCCGGTTTTT comes from the bacterium genome and includes:
- a CDS encoding response regulator codes for the protein MLTSLTRDEVIGKTSKELGLFIDDDLPQEIKDEMKKYGKFKNYEIITKAKDNTIITGLFSGVMIDNQTEKLFMTVMTDITALKQAETDLAKAATRLDLATIAGGIGVWDYDIVNNILIWDERMFNLYGITEKDFSGAYEAWRKGLHPDDLERGDAEIQMAINGEKEFDTEFRVCRPDGTVRNIRGMAVVSKDDSGQALRLTGTNWDITGQKNAEIELIRAKEQAEAANKAKSEFLANMSHEIRTPMNGVIGFTNLLLDTDLDEEQKDFAQEAQKSSELLLNIINDVLDFSKIEAGKMLMENIEFDIRSVVEDVTVLAISAACKKGIEVNSMIYSDIPQKISGDPGKLKQILNNLVNNAVKFTNQGEILITVKKDSEKDNSVTLRFEVSDTGIGISKERQEAVFESFTQVDASATRKYGGTGLGLTISKKIVEMMNGKIYVTGEEGKGSVFIFTADFEKCKECETLKSSSLSLTGMNILVVDDNLTNLKIEGYYLNEAGCNVYEADSPEKALLILKSLPAIDVIILDFNMPDQNGLMLSSEIKSISGFADTPIILITSLAQRGESQKAKEKGFAGYLTKPIRKSDMLECIALAAEVTSNQDTRNNDLLITKHTIKENKFNSKFKILLVEDNVINQKLSVKILSKVGFTCDIASNGQEAVVAYQSKFYDLILMDCQMPVLDGYEATKEIRSIEALKEISENGKKHIPIIALTANALEGDVDRCLSFGMDDYIAKPINAKTFIETIKKHLPVEQIDKKQILISSVISEIIENTGFSKDEAQEFFDEYIRALPLMIENINKAISVDNFELLASEAHLMKGSSANLRINELSELALKLEDSAKSGDILLCEMLSKEIQAYFNLLQEK